In a genomic window of Myxococcaceae bacterium JPH2:
- a CDS encoding AI-2E family transporter — protein sequence MQGASKQWSNIIFAGLFALALFLFSRILLPFLMPVLLGGFLVVLFMPVQDGLCARLLGRKPLAAALSTLTVFLLILVPLLLVGWMVARELFHVVGQARELLERVDLRHQFIDSLPPGWGRYLRMEPEGAETERLLMSVVTGGAALFADVVSAGTELVIDLFLMTVAMYYFFLDGRRLVAEVSRLLPMEARYFEAFSREFSDVAYAIIYGNTVTALVQGACGFIGLMVAGVPHAGVWGAAMVFMALLPVGGTALVWGPIGVVLLLCHRVTEGVFLLAWGTFLVGGIDNFVRPKLCGARMALHPLLVFLSMFGGLAVFGMMGVLVGPLIASLFMAMVRIYRRDFLAPALAQRPALESKSPPAVSVTTVANA from the coding sequence ATGCAGGGTGCATCGAAGCAGTGGTCAAACATCATCTTCGCGGGTCTCTTCGCACTCGCGCTGTTTCTGTTCTCGCGAATTCTGCTGCCATTCTTGATGCCCGTGTTGTTGGGCGGCTTCCTGGTCGTCCTCTTCATGCCGGTCCAAGACGGCCTCTGCGCGCGGCTGTTGGGTCGCAAACCCCTGGCGGCGGCCTTGTCCACGCTGACGGTGTTCCTGCTCATCCTCGTGCCCCTGCTGCTGGTGGGCTGGATGGTGGCGCGCGAGCTGTTCCACGTCGTGGGGCAGGCGCGCGAGCTGCTGGAGCGGGTGGATCTGCGCCACCAGTTCATCGACAGCCTCCCTCCCGGATGGGGGCGCTATCTGCGCATGGAGCCAGAGGGCGCGGAGACCGAGCGCCTGCTCATGTCCGTGGTGACCGGCGGCGCCGCGCTGTTCGCGGACGTGGTGAGCGCGGGCACGGAACTCGTCATCGACCTCTTCTTGATGACGGTGGCCATGTACTACTTCTTCCTCGATGGGCGGCGGCTCGTCGCGGAGGTGTCGCGGCTCTTGCCCATGGAGGCGCGCTACTTCGAGGCCTTCTCGCGCGAGTTCAGCGACGTGGCCTACGCCATCATCTACGGCAACACGGTGACGGCCCTGGTGCAGGGGGCCTGTGGCTTCATCGGGCTGATGGTCGCGGGGGTGCCGCATGCGGGCGTGTGGGGCGCGGCCATGGTCTTCATGGCGCTGCTCCCCGTGGGAGGCACCGCGCTCGTGTGGGGCCCCATTGGCGTGGTGCTCCTGCTCTGTCACCGGGTGACCGAGGGGGTCTTCCTGCTCGCGTGGGGAACCTTCCTCGTGGGTGGCATCGACAACTTCGTCCGACCGAAGCTGTGTGGCGCGCGCATGGCGCTGCATCCGCTGCTCGTCTTCCTCTCCATGTTCGGGGGGCTGGCGGTGTTCGGGATGATGGGGGTGCTGGTGGGGCCCCTCATCGCGTCGCTCTTCATGGCCATGGTGCGCATCTACCGTCGTGACTTCCTCGCGCCGGCGCTGGCGCAGCGCCCCGCGCTGGAGTCGAAATCGCCTCCTGCCGTCTCGGTCACGACGGTCGCCAACGCCTGA
- a CDS encoding TetR/AcrR family transcriptional regulator: MATRSGRTQAAGRPEKSRYHHGDLRQALVDAAVALIAEEGFAALTLREVARRAGVTHAAPYRHFADKEALLEAVAAEGYRAMAREMRERMARASGPLEQLAAAGEAYVLFAVRHPPHFRVMFGPHFTRPHEPVASETGEDAFCLLVRCIEAGQAAGLLRAGDQTSLALTAWSQVHGLASLLVDRQLDTAHQGPESAETLARTQTRRLLEGLAVPVGQGRG; this comes from the coding sequence TTGGCGACGCGAAGCGGACGGACACAGGCGGCGGGGCGGCCCGAGAAGTCTCGCTATCACCATGGGGACCTGCGCCAGGCGCTGGTGGACGCGGCGGTGGCGCTCATCGCCGAGGAGGGGTTCGCGGCGCTGACCCTGCGAGAGGTGGCGCGGCGGGCGGGCGTCACCCACGCGGCGCCCTACCGTCACTTCGCGGACAAAGAGGCGCTGCTGGAGGCGGTGGCGGCGGAAGGGTACCGCGCGATGGCGCGCGAGATGCGCGAGCGAATGGCGCGCGCGTCAGGGCCGCTGGAGCAGCTCGCCGCGGCGGGCGAGGCCTATGTGCTCTTCGCGGTCCGCCACCCGCCGCACTTCCGGGTGATGTTCGGGCCGCACTTCACCCGGCCACACGAGCCCGTGGCCTCCGAGACAGGGGAGGATGCATTCTGCCTGCTGGTGCGGTGCATCGAGGCCGGGCAGGCCGCGGGGCTGCTGCGGGCCGGAGATCAGACATCGCTGGCGCTCACCGCGTGGTCGCAGGTGCATGGGCTCGCCTCGCTGCTCGTGGACCGGCAGCTCGACACCGCCCACCAAGGCCCCGAGTCCGCGGAGACGCTGGCTCGCACGCAGACGCGCCGCCTGCTGGAGGGGCTGGCCGTGCCCGTCGGGCAAGGACGGGGTTGA
- a CDS encoding RDD family protein has translation MTSNRGARALRLVQEDSIPGSPYPKASVWLRVCARVVDVGVAWGLYVVCGAAGAVVALLFLLLADGMLQGQSVGKRIFGVKVMHLPTRSAARHRDSTLRNAPLALVVLLGMMPAPQGVVAAAAGFVVMGGVEAWRVLRDPLGWRLGDTWAQTQVVDGKVVAGATVAARTPVAHQRAPGRLMSAAKVRRGRSVRKVGREKPCASR, from the coding sequence ATGACGTCCAACCGCGGGGCTCGCGCGCTGCGACTCGTCCAGGAAGACTCCATCCCCGGCTCGCCGTATCCGAAGGCCTCGGTGTGGCTGCGGGTCTGCGCGCGCGTGGTGGACGTGGGCGTGGCGTGGGGCCTGTACGTCGTGTGCGGCGCCGCGGGCGCGGTGGTCGCGCTGCTCTTCCTCCTGCTCGCGGACGGGATGCTCCAGGGGCAGAGCGTGGGCAAGCGCATCTTCGGCGTGAAGGTGATGCACCTGCCCACGCGCTCGGCTGCCAGGCATCGGGACAGCACGCTTCGCAACGCGCCGCTCGCGCTCGTCGTGCTGCTTGGAATGATGCCGGCGCCGCAAGGCGTGGTGGCCGCGGCGGCGGGCTTCGTGGTGATGGGCGGCGTGGAGGCGTGGCGCGTGTTGAGGGATCCGCTCGGTTGGCGGCTCGGCGACACGTGGGCGCAGACGCAGGTGGTGGATGGGAAGGTTGTCGCGGGCGCAACCGTTGCTGCCCGCACCCCGGTGGCGCATCAGCGCGCCCCGGGACGACTCATGTCGGCGGCCAAGGTTCGCCGCGGCCGCTCGGTCAGGAAAGTGGGAAGGGAGAAGCCTTGCGCATCGCGCTGA
- a CDS encoding carotenoid oxygenase family protein: MTTATSLQPTAQSLGWHRAFRALPRAHGFEPLRVEGRVPEDLRGTLYRVGPWTFDVQGRPFQHWFDGDGGMLGVRFGPEGVTGAARLMDTPTMLAERRSGRRRYGAYGTPTPLLHKLRNARKNSANTSVMAWNGRLYALFEPCRPVEVSPEDLTSLGETDLGGVVAESFSAHPHRVPSRRTTYNFGVRYGRETTLDLFALPDQGPARLMGTVKLPGATMVHDFIATDRYLIFFLPALRLDVLRMVLRVGSFGGNLRWKPGVGSEILVVPIDDVAHPVRIPTDAFYQWHFANAYEEGERLVVDYVHYPDFTTNQWLGELAKGPATTPAQGQFHRAVVDLKGRRFLTEQRADMSCEFPRVAPSAVGRPYQKAYVSIHTTAEARHGHFDGVASVDVTSGRTTVAALGPEQYPSEPVFVPRAGSRAEDEGWVLTQVYDARSDTSHVAVLDAQRLEEGPVARCHFDHALPFTFHGGFAPA; the protein is encoded by the coding sequence ATGACGACCGCGACATCCTTGCAACCGACCGCGCAGTCCCTGGGTTGGCACCGGGCCTTCCGTGCGCTGCCTCGCGCGCACGGCTTCGAGCCACTGCGGGTAGAGGGACGCGTGCCCGAGGATCTGCGAGGCACGCTGTATCGCGTGGGCCCTTGGACGTTCGACGTGCAAGGGCGCCCGTTCCAGCACTGGTTCGACGGAGACGGCGGCATGCTGGGCGTGCGCTTCGGACCGGAGGGCGTGACGGGCGCGGCGAGGCTGATGGACACCCCCACCATGCTGGCGGAGCGGCGATCCGGTCGGCGGCGCTACGGCGCCTATGGCACGCCCACGCCCCTGCTGCACAAGCTGCGCAACGCGCGGAAGAACTCAGCGAACACGTCGGTCATGGCGTGGAACGGGCGGCTCTATGCGCTGTTCGAGCCGTGCCGTCCGGTCGAAGTGTCCCCCGAGGATCTCACCAGCCTGGGCGAGACGGACCTGGGCGGCGTGGTGGCGGAGAGCTTCTCCGCGCATCCCCACCGGGTGCCCTCACGGCGGACGACGTACAACTTCGGCGTGCGCTACGGCCGAGAGACGACGCTGGACCTCTTCGCCCTGCCCGACCAGGGGCCCGCGCGACTCATGGGCACGGTGAAGCTGCCGGGCGCCACCATGGTCCACGACTTCATCGCCACGGACCGCTACCTCATCTTCTTCTTGCCGGCGCTGCGCCTCGACGTGCTCCGGATGGTGCTCCGCGTGGGCTCGTTCGGGGGCAACCTCCGATGGAAGCCCGGCGTGGGCTCGGAAATCCTCGTGGTGCCCATCGATGACGTGGCGCACCCCGTGCGCATCCCCACCGACGCCTTCTACCAGTGGCACTTCGCCAACGCGTACGAAGAGGGTGAGCGGCTGGTGGTGGACTACGTGCACTACCCCGACTTCACGACGAACCAGTGGCTGGGCGAGCTGGCGAAGGGCCCCGCCACCACCCCGGCCCAAGGCCAGTTCCATCGAGCGGTCGTGGACCTGAAGGGCCGCCGCTTCCTCACCGAACAGCGCGCGGACATGAGCTGCGAGTTCCCCCGCGTCGCGCCGAGCGCGGTGGGCCGGCCCTACCAGAAGGCCTACGTCAGCATCCACACGACGGCCGAAGCGAGGCATGGACACTTCGACGGCGTGGCGAGCGTGGACGTTACGTCCGGGCGCACCACCGTGGCCGCGTTGGGCCCGGAGCAGTATCCCTCCGAGCCCGTCTTCGTGCCGCGCGCGGGCTCACGCGCGGAGGACGAAGGCTGGGTCCTCACCCAGGTGTACGACGCGCGAAGCGACACCTCGCACGTCGCGGTGCTGGATGCGCAGCGGCTCGAGGAGGGCCCGGTGGCGCGGTGCCACTTCGACCACGCCCTCCCCTTCACCTTCCACGGCGGCTTCGCGCCCGCGTGA
- a CDS encoding CotH kinase family protein: MPCVRSGRQGAGRVDGWAWRCLGVACLCWVACGSPHATNPPGDESLPGPPAGVSDGGGEQPDAGDTPGQADGGLTDAGTPSSCTLIVGPPRWLLEGESLTTQVSCAAGADGVPTFSVENLPPGATFDGASGTLHWTPGRDQAAVWLLRVHEVHSGATDTLKIGVAENESAPGNVRIVDPQAYTEEYGLPVIHLSYGPAGLTAGGYRTAQVVYRGKRYDIEAKYRGASSSAFPKRSLTLKFADEQLFTEPVMGDDFTDRKRIVLVSTFNDNSYLRTRLAFDLWARMSPRHLRLHAFSAIVYANNRYVGLYTVADHADKRLLARQGLSSKAELFKAVDANANFSRLRRDGLAKSWLGEGLAKEEGLPAAGQPHSFDTLASLIAFTSDAPPGGFRDGLAGRADLHDYMDWWIFNTLILGTDSHSKNAYHARDPSPGKVWRFLPWDLDASFGQNFDTTRTSPQEWKTFASNNLLFSRMLAEPTFSSAMHARYRAFLSNELNVHAVQELVEGYVREIAPSARRDWARWRSSYVVFGSPGTNGETNFPNWQSRDHFNSYDEEMEFLRAWIDARWKMLEAGVP; encoded by the coding sequence ATGCCGTGCGTCCGGAGCGGGCGCCAGGGGGCGGGGCGGGTGGACGGATGGGCATGGCGGTGTCTGGGCGTGGCATGTCTGTGTTGGGTGGCCTGCGGGTCGCCGCACGCGACGAACCCGCCCGGTGACGAGTCCCTGCCGGGTCCGCCCGCTGGCGTCTCCGACGGAGGCGGCGAGCAGCCCGACGCAGGAGACACTCCTGGGCAAGCCGATGGCGGGCTCACCGACGCCGGCACCCCGTCCAGTTGCACGCTCATCGTGGGGCCTCCTCGCTGGCTCCTGGAGGGCGAATCGCTCACGACGCAGGTGTCGTGCGCTGCCGGCGCGGACGGTGTGCCCACGTTCTCGGTGGAGAACCTTCCCCCCGGCGCGACGTTCGACGGCGCGAGCGGCACGCTGCACTGGACCCCGGGTCGGGATCAGGCCGCGGTGTGGCTGCTGCGGGTGCACGAGGTTCACTCGGGCGCGACGGACACGCTGAAGATCGGCGTGGCGGAGAACGAGTCCGCTCCGGGCAACGTGCGCATCGTCGACCCCCAGGCATACACGGAGGAGTACGGCCTGCCGGTCATCCACCTCTCGTACGGTCCCGCGGGCCTGACCGCGGGCGGATACCGCACGGCGCAGGTCGTCTACCGAGGCAAGCGGTATGACATCGAGGCAAAGTACCGAGGCGCCAGCTCCAGTGCGTTCCCCAAGCGCAGCCTCACGCTCAAGTTCGCGGACGAGCAGCTCTTCACCGAGCCGGTGATGGGGGATGACTTCACGGACCGCAAGCGGATCGTCCTGGTCTCCACCTTCAATGACAACTCATACCTGCGCACGCGCCTGGCCTTCGACTTGTGGGCGCGGATGTCGCCGAGGCACCTGCGCCTGCATGCGTTCAGCGCGATTGTCTATGCGAACAATCGCTACGTGGGGCTCTACACGGTGGCGGACCACGCGGACAAACGGCTGCTGGCGCGGCAGGGGCTCTCCTCGAAGGCAGAGCTGTTCAAGGCCGTGGACGCCAACGCGAACTTCTCTCGCCTCCGGCGGGATGGCCTGGCCAAGTCCTGGCTCGGCGAGGGACTGGCCAAGGAAGAGGGCCTCCCCGCCGCGGGGCAGCCTCATTCCTTCGACACCCTCGCGTCGCTCATCGCCTTCACGTCGGACGCGCCCCCTGGGGGCTTCCGGGATGGGCTGGCAGGGCGCGCCGACCTGCACGACTACATGGATTGGTGGATCTTCAACACGCTCATCCTGGGCACGGACTCCCACTCGAAGAATGCGTACCACGCGAGAGACCCTTCGCCCGGGAAGGTCTGGCGCTTCCTGCCGTGGGACCTGGATGCTTCGTTTGGCCAGAACTTCGACACCACCCGGACGAGTCCCCAGGAATGGAAGACGTTTGCGAGCAACAACCTGCTGTTCTCCCGCATGCTGGCGGAGCCGACGTTCTCCAGCGCGATGCATGCGCGCTACCGGGCGTTCTTGTCCAACGAACTGAACGTGCACGCGGTCCAGGAACTCGTGGAGGGTTACGTCCGAGAGATTGCCCCGTCCGCGCGGCGCGATTGGGCCCGGTGGCGCTCGAGCTACGTCGTCTTCGGCTCACCCGGTACGAATGGTGAGACCAACTTCCCGAACTGGCAGTCGCGCGACCACTTCAACTCCTACGACGAGGAAATGGAGTTCCTGCGCGCATGGATCGACGCCCGCTGGAAGATGCTGGAGGCCGGCGTGCCGTGA
- a CDS encoding aminopeptidase, with product MANSKSKHRRVQMKIRQHWKKRIKKQKEAAKAAAEGKKK from the coding sequence ATGGCCAACAGCAAGAGCAAGCACCGCCGCGTGCAGATGAAGATCCGCCAGCACTGGAAGAAGCGGATCAAGAAGCAGAAGGAGGCCGCGAAGGCCGCCGCCGAGGGGAAGAAGAAGTAA
- the hemB gene encoding porphobilinogen synthase, with protein MAYPVHRPRRLRRSAALRDMVRETRLAPSDFIYPLFVVEGRDVRRPIASMPGVFNLSVEHVVAEAKRAHALGIPSVLLFGIPDHKDAQGSQAYARDGIVQRAIREIKAAVPELQVIADVCLCEYTDHGHCGVLEGGHVANDATLPLLAQMSVTCAQAGADIIAPSDMMDGRIGAIRKALDEVKLTEVPIMAYSAKYASGFYGPFREAAQSAPQFGDRRGYQMDPGNVREALKETALDVEEGADLIMVKPALSYMDVIRAVRERFDLPVVAYNVSGEYSMVKAAAQNGWVDGERLMMEILTSIRRAGADLIITYHALEAAKLL; from the coding sequence ATGGCCTATCCCGTCCACCGTCCCCGTCGGCTCCGCCGCTCCGCCGCGCTCCGAGACATGGTTCGCGAGACGCGTCTCGCTCCCTCGGACTTCATCTACCCGCTCTTCGTCGTGGAAGGTCGGGACGTGCGGCGCCCCATCGCCTCCATGCCAGGGGTGTTCAACCTCTCCGTGGAGCACGTCGTCGCGGAGGCGAAGCGGGCGCACGCGCTCGGGATTCCCTCCGTGCTGCTCTTCGGCATCCCGGACCACAAGGACGCCCAGGGCTCCCAGGCCTACGCGCGCGACGGCATCGTCCAGCGCGCCATCCGGGAAATCAAAGCGGCCGTCCCCGAGCTGCAGGTCATCGCGGACGTGTGCCTCTGTGAGTACACGGACCATGGCCACTGCGGGGTGCTGGAGGGCGGGCACGTGGCCAACGACGCCACGCTTCCGCTGCTGGCGCAGATGTCCGTCACGTGCGCCCAGGCCGGCGCGGACATCATCGCGCCCTCGGACATGATGGACGGGCGCATCGGCGCCATTCGCAAGGCCCTGGACGAAGTCAAGCTGACGGAGGTGCCCATCATGGCCTACTCCGCCAAGTACGCCTCGGGCTTCTACGGTCCGTTCCGCGAGGCCGCCCAGAGCGCGCCCCAGTTCGGTGACCGCCGGGGCTACCAGATGGACCCGGGCAACGTGCGCGAGGCCCTCAAGGAGACCGCGCTGGACGTGGAGGAGGGCGCCGACCTCATCATGGTCAAGCCGGCCCTGTCCTACATGGACGTCATCCGCGCCGTGCGCGAGCGCTTCGACCTGCCGGTGGTCGCCTACAACGTGTCCGGCGAGTACTCGATGGTGAAGGCCGCCGCGCAGAACGGCTGGGTGGACGGCGAGCGCCTCATGATGGAGATCCTCACCTCCATCCGCCGCGCGGGCGCGGACCTCATCATCACCTACCACGCGCTGGAAGCCGCGAAGCTCTTGTAG
- a CDS encoding P1 family peptidase, whose protein sequence is MVRIPEENGPRVRARELGLPLGRFKPGKYNAITDVEGVLVGHCTLIQGDGPLRPGYGPVRTGVTAILPNLGNIFMERMSGGGFVLNGAGEVSGMTQLMEWGLIETPILLTNTMAVGAVSDGVARYLVERYPGIGDEHDVIIPVVGECDDSWLNDISGRHVREEHVFEAINKAASGPVEEGNVGGGTGMVTCDFKGGIGTASRKLPEVLGGYTLGVLVMSNFGKMHNLRVGGLPVGEVLVEKFKGTPHRGKSYGSIIAVVATDAPLLSHQINRLCKRVGLGIGRVGSYAAHGSGEIVVGFSTANIIPRRTQKMVYKMKILLDQRLDPLYEAVMEATEEAILNAMCMATPMTGANGNYSPALPLDEVRRFVDACRPIFASVKKRPHQTSVPASRERPSDEDREGEVTVSAARPTNVRGAEGIPFPTRPAPEEATRAGDAPADAAPPSGDESEGSSSGRPPGSDR, encoded by the coding sequence ATGGTGCGCATACCGGAAGAGAACGGCCCGCGGGTTCGCGCGCGGGAGCTGGGGCTGCCGCTGGGGCGCTTCAAGCCCGGGAAGTACAACGCCATCACGGATGTGGAAGGCGTGCTCGTGGGGCACTGCACGCTCATCCAGGGGGATGGGCCGCTGCGTCCCGGCTACGGGCCCGTGCGCACGGGCGTCACCGCCATCCTGCCCAACCTGGGCAACATCTTCATGGAGCGGATGAGCGGAGGCGGCTTCGTGCTCAACGGCGCGGGCGAGGTCTCCGGCATGACGCAGCTCATGGAGTGGGGCCTCATCGAGACGCCCATCCTGCTCACCAACACCATGGCGGTGGGCGCCGTGTCCGACGGCGTGGCGCGCTACCTGGTGGAGCGCTACCCCGGCATCGGTGACGAGCACGACGTCATCATCCCCGTGGTCGGCGAGTGCGACGACTCGTGGCTCAACGACATCTCCGGGCGCCACGTGCGCGAGGAGCACGTCTTCGAGGCCATCAACAAGGCGGCGTCCGGCCCGGTGGAGGAGGGCAACGTCGGCGGCGGCACCGGCATGGTGACGTGCGACTTCAAGGGCGGCATCGGCACCGCGTCACGCAAGCTGCCGGAGGTGCTCGGGGGCTACACGCTGGGCGTGCTCGTCATGTCCAACTTCGGGAAGATGCACAACCTGCGCGTGGGCGGCCTGCCGGTGGGCGAGGTGCTGGTGGAGAAGTTCAAGGGCACGCCCCACCGGGGCAAGTCCTACGGCTCCATCATCGCGGTGGTGGCCACGGACGCGCCGCTGCTGAGCCATCAAATCAACCGCCTGTGCAAGCGCGTGGGCCTGGGCATCGGGCGCGTGGGCAGCTACGCGGCGCACGGCTCCGGAGAGATTGTCGTGGGCTTCTCCACCGCGAACATCATCCCCAGGCGCACCCAGAAGATGGTCTACAAGATGAAGATCCTCCTCGATCAGCGCCTGGACCCCCTCTACGAGGCGGTCATGGAGGCCACCGAGGAGGCCATCCTCAACGCCATGTGCATGGCCACGCCCATGACGGGGGCCAACGGCAACTACTCGCCCGCGCTCCCCTTGGACGAGGTGCGCCGCTTCGTGGACGCCTGCCGCCCCATCTTCGCCTCGGTGAAGAAGCGCCCCCACCAGACGAGCGTCCCGGCCTCCCGGGAGCGCCCCAGCGACGAGGATCGCGAGGGCGAAGTGACGGTGTCCGCGGCGCGTCCCACCAACGTCCGGGGGGCCGAGGGCATCCCATTCCCGACCCGTCCCGCGCCCGAGGAGGCCACCCGGGCAGGGGATGCGCCAGCCGACGCCGCCCCCCCCTCCGGGGACGAGTCAGAGGGTTCCTCTTCCGGGAGGCCTCCGGGTTCTGATAGGTAA
- a CDS encoding ABC transporter ATP-binding protein: MPHSVVYSATVTTRPPAIEVTGLCKTYRRAFRRQGSDALRGVDLTVPEGSAFGLIGPNGAGKTTFIKSILGIVQPTAGTIRVLGGSPEDPRIRARIGYLPERLHLPGSWTATAFLATVSRLKGLQPDAAAHLKLLERVGLAEAAGRKIGGYSKGMRQRLGLATALLGSPALLILDEPTDGIDPMGRVEVRRILQEEVQRGTTLFLNSHLLAETERVCDRVAILAQGRVVREGRLEDLARGAARWQARFAPGADAGALEAAGLQRAETEGLFRIDAEGPATLNAVLDKARATGAFLVELKREGADLEAVLVGTVGVAA, from the coding sequence ATGCCGCACTCGGTCGTCTACAGTGCGACCGTGACAACCCGCCCCCCCGCCATCGAAGTGACAGGGCTGTGCAAGACCTACCGCCGAGCCTTCCGCCGCCAGGGCAGTGACGCCCTTCGCGGCGTGGATCTCACCGTTCCCGAAGGGAGCGCCTTCGGGCTCATCGGACCGAACGGCGCCGGCAAGACGACCTTCATCAAGAGCATCCTGGGCATCGTGCAGCCGACCGCGGGCACGATCCGCGTGCTGGGAGGCTCGCCCGAGGATCCGCGGATCCGCGCGCGCATCGGCTACCTCCCGGAGCGGCTGCACCTGCCGGGGAGCTGGACCGCGACGGCGTTCCTCGCGACGGTGTCTCGATTGAAGGGCCTTCAGCCGGACGCAGCCGCGCACCTGAAGCTCCTCGAGCGCGTGGGACTGGCCGAGGCGGCGGGACGCAAGATTGGCGGCTACTCGAAGGGCATGCGGCAGCGGCTGGGCCTGGCGACCGCGCTGCTCGGTTCGCCGGCGCTGCTGATCCTCGACGAGCCCACGGACGGCATCGACCCCATGGGTCGCGTGGAGGTGCGCCGCATCCTTCAGGAAGAGGTGCAGCGCGGCACCACCCTCTTCTTGAACTCGCACCTGCTGGCGGAGACGGAGCGGGTCTGTGATCGCGTGGCCATCCTCGCGCAGGGGCGCGTGGTGCGCGAGGGGCGCTTGGAGGACCTGGCGCGCGGCGCGGCGCGGTGGCAAGCGCGCTTCGCACCCGGCGCCGACGCGGGAGCACTGGAGGCAGCGGGGCTTCAGCGCGCGGAGACAGAGGGCCTGTTCCGCATCGACGCGGAGGGGCCGGCGACACTCAACGCGGTGCTGGACAAGGCCCGCGCGACAGGGGCATTCCTGGTGGAGCTGAAGCGAGAGGGCGCGGATCTGGAGGCGGTGCTGGTGGGTACGGTGGGGGTGGCGGCATGA